The genomic DNA GTGTACCACGATCCTCACCCCAAAAGGCCGAGCGTTTTCGATGACACGCTTGGATCAGCTGGCGCAACCTCGACGACGCAACGGTGAGCACATCAGCGCCATACTGGAACGCGAACGACGCCAAGCGCTGGAGCTTGAGAACCTGACCCGACTGTCACTCTCCTCATCGCGGTCGTCGCCGACCGGCAGCGGTGGCAACAGCAAGCGCATGTCGCGCAGCATGTCCCAGCTGGCCGGCAGTGGGGCCAAGTATCGGAACCAATCGCAGGACTCTAACTCGGGCCGCAGTCCCGGCTTTGGCGGTGGACGCAAATCATCGTTCCATTCGTCGTCCATGAACAGTGGCAGCACTTCGCCCATGCGTCGCAACGACACCTCCAAGAGTATGTCCCAGCTGAACACGGTTGGCGGCACGGCCCGCATCACCAAAACCGAGCGACTCCGGCAGCAGTaccaccatcagcaacagcagcagcttcagaGTCAGCTTCTGGTGACGAACGGTGGGTGTCTCAAGCGTCCTCAGTCTCGAATTTGCCTCGAAGCGGAGGCTTTTGTTGCGATTTATGGTGGGCATTCGACTATAAGTGGGAGCCTTAGCTACTGGGCGCTCTTCCAACATGTTCTTCTATTAATATTCGGGAACTCGCGCCGCGCCGCGCGTTGGGGAATACTAATcgacacacacagcaaactcCTGTTGCCTATCACTTTTTACGATTAATCCTGCTGCATCTGCTAGTAGGTGGTGGTTGTAAATGACCTTTTTTCCAATGTTCTTTCTTTACGAGTTTGGGAAGTTGTTCTAGCGGGAGATATCCGCTGGCGGGGTTCTTAACCTGCTGTGCCTCAGATTATGGTGTGTTGACAACACAATAACTCTCACACCCATACACATTTCCACCCATACCAACACAAGTAGTATAGAGTTAACAAACTGCAAAACGTACGAACGCCTGTACTATATTCTCTAACTCCAACTATTAACAATCGCTCAGATAGTTTTCTAAGCACTCAAATCCCCTAAGCAAACgacatcaaacacacactacTCTCGATCGTAACATTCTCATCTGCTTGGTAGTTTTGTGGAACTCTCATCGCCATTTCATTGTAAATCCATCATGGCTGCTAAGTGTATCTGCCTCTGCATCAATATGTGATACGTTCGCATCCTTTCGCATCGTTTTTATGGCTGCAACTGTACATACTACATacaactactactgctgctgctgctctagaATGTTCTCCAATACCTTTACAGTGTTATGGTTTTATGTTACAAACATTACCTATTACTCGCTAATATTAAACATTATCTGATTAGACAGACACGCCTCTCATCATTACCGTCATCTGATTATTCGATGttctcttcttttcttttcatcccCTTTGTCCTGTTCCAAACCTAACCCGATCCAATCTCCTTTTCGATTCGTTGTGTCACCATCCAACTCGTGCGACCACAAATATGGCCGCTCTCGAACGTGTGTGACacactgttgtttttttccacaTGTCACCTACGTTGGTCGTGTTCCGTGTACATTCCCCGCGTATATCCTTGTCTCCCGTCcgctgtatgtgtgcgtgcgtgtgtgtgtgtgcttggacGCGCGCGTCAATCAACGGGGCTTTTGGGAATGTTCCTGTTTTGCTGGACACACAATTCTGTGGGCGAAATGATGAACTGCGGCTTGGCTGACGTTTTTTCTGGTGCGTGATTCGATGGCTGATTCGATGAGCAGGTCTCCGTTCCGGCGAAATGACGCCTACCAGTCTGAACACTTCGCGGCCCGGAAGTGCAATGTCCAGCTCGACGACCGCGTCCGGTATCGTGTATCGACGAACCCTGCCAGCACAACGTAAACCACGACCGGCCAGTATCGCCGTTACGGGCGTTACGGCCTCTGGTTTGAAGGaaggtttgtgtgttttttgtttccgttaCTATAATCCTCTAATCTTCACGATATCTCGACCTGTAGTGCGCTCGCTCGCTGTAACACCGTTCCACCGTGTCATACGTTTGTaggattttgtgttttgtcAATAGGATCCTTGACTCTACTCGAAGTGTATAATTGCACATCAGCTGTAAAAATGTACAAATCATATAAGTGTCACTAGTCGCAACTTGTTGTTTAAAAGATTCCAGCTTAACTAATCAGTAAATTGCTGTCATACACGATAACTTGCTGCTTGCCAATCGTTCATAAGCGCACTACGCGTCGTCGTCGCACAGAACAGCGAAACTTCACAAAATTTCATTTACTACTAAAGACATTGCAAATACTACAACTTTTTACACTTCcaccgtcacacacacaccgaataGTAGTCTGAAGGTGggaaatttttttattaagagCAAATAATTTTTGAAGTGCGTTTTATATGATTTGCTTATGACTTTCGAACATCTGAAACTCAAAAGATTCAACTTACTCGTGCTGATAAATAAATCGACAGGAGCGCTTTATAGCTTAAAGcttttgcaattttttgaAACTACTAACACATTAACAAGGACGTAGTAGGTGCCCTGAAACGGTCTCGGAGCGGAGATCACGATCTCGCGCAATGCATTTCCAGCGCGGTAGGAAGTTTGCTTTATACTAAACACACTTATCCCTGCACAAAACTCATTCGCTGTGTTTCGGTTAACCATTTGCAGATAAGCCTCCACTCCCAAAGACAGGATCCGGTGCGTCGACCGGCAGCGGCGTTACAAGCGCGAGCAGCAAACATCGCTTGTCGAGCGCTGGGTCCGGCAGCATCAACACGACCCCTGCAAAATCAGCGTCCGGCATGGAAACGCCAACGAAAAAACCGCTGTCGATACACTCGGCGGAGAAACGGTCCGCAAGCGTGCGAGGCAGCACACCGAAAGCATCCTCGACGCCGCTACAATCTCCCGGGCCGGAGAAAGCATCACGCAGCTTGCAGGATTCGTTGAAGAAGGCGGCGGACGGTGGTGGTAAGAAGGCGCCAGCCAGCAGCGAAAAGCCCGCGACAACAAAGACCGCGACAGTTCCAAAGGAAGAGGTAGTTGCGGTGGAAGCAAAGCCGGATGCACCAGCTGCTCCGAAGGCGGAAGAACAGGTCGTCGAACCGGAAAAGGTTGTGGTGCGAGATGAATCTTCACAGCAAGCTTCATTGGTAGAGGTGGATCAATCATCATTCGGACAGGAGGAACaacctcagcagcagcaggaggaaGTAGTGGTCCCCGTACAGCAAGAAGCTCCGGCACCGGCGCTACCGACAGAGAGCTCTGAGGTACCGCAGCAGGTAGAAGTTGCGCCAGTTAAGGTGGTACCAACACCGGTGGTGGAGCAGGTCGTAGCGGAACCACAAGACGTCAGCGAACCCAAGATGCTCCCGGAGGAGGAAACGGTCGAGGTCATCAACGGCGGACTGACCGTTGATGTGGCCGGTGGTGCCGCCGATGCAATGACCGCTTCTATGATCGCCAAGCGCATCACTACCGAGGAGGAAGCAAAGGCTGCCCTGGCCGAACGTCGTCGTCTAGCACGCGAAGAAGCCGAACGGCAGGCCGAACTGGAGCGCAAGCGCATCGAGGCCGAAGAGCAGGCCGAACGGCAGCGTGTGCTGGAAGAGGAGGAACGCTTGCGCAAGCTTGAGGAGGAAACGATCCGGCTGGCCGAGGAGCAGCGCCGCATGGAGGAGGAACGGCTACAGCAGGCCATCGAGGAAGCACGCCGACGGGACGAAGAGGAACGCAAGCGTCGCGAGGAGGAAGCCCGGCAAAAGGCCGAACGGGAGGAGGCGGAGCGGAAGGCGCGCGAGGAAGCGGAACGGCAGCGCGTCGAGATGGCCGAGCGGCTGAAGAAGGAGGAGAAGGAACGCGAGGAACGCCGGAAGCGCGTTGAAGCAATCATGTCCCGCACCAGAGCAAAGGGAACGGCCAACAGTACGCCGACCAAGGTACGTTCCGTGGCACGCCCGTCGTGTGGAGGACGTGTGAGTAatatgttttccctttttttctgttccgtTTTTTAGAATAACGAAGACGACAAGGAAAATGCCATGTCCAAGAGTCAGATTGTACTTTCGTCCACGCCGGCTGCCCTACCTACCGGTACTGCCATGTCCGCATCTACCATATCGATGACCGATTCGTTTATTGCGTCCGAAATTCGGCAAGAGCaggcccagcagcagcagcagcagcagcagcagcaccagtcaCTAGAACAGGCCATGGAGTCGCTGTCGCtgagcaacaacaataacaacaatggcaacagcagcaatagcagtagtagcagcgaAACCCTAGCCCATAGTAGCACCATTAAcaacaccatcaacaacaacaacaacaacaacggtggCAGCAACATTCAGTTCGAAAAGTCCGTGGCGGAGAAGGAAAGCCTGCTACTGCTTGCGAGCAGTACCGCCGCCGGCGTGACCCTGGTGGCGAACAACAATCTCAACAACGGTAGCACCAGCAACGGTACCGGCGGGGCGGTGGTCGGATCGGAAGCCACGAACGGTGACTCGATCGTACCGACGACGAACGGCAAGACGGAACAGCAGTCGCCAGCGATGATGGCGAGCAGCAATGGCAGCAGTGCCACAGCCAACAGCACCTCGGACCTAATCATCGAGGATGCGCTGATGGGCCAAACCAACGGACACAAGAACGGCACCATGGACAATGTGTTGTAAGTATTGCCGGATATGTTTTGCCCCGTGTTTCGACGCTCTCAAATTGGGAATGGGCGTGGTTCGCCTTCGTTGGTTGCAGGTGAAaattccgctccgtgtccgcTCTCGTATTCTGTATGTGAAGCTTTGCTTTTGTGAGAACCATCGTGTCCTCTTTTGGCGGGAAACTGAACGAAAAATGGCTTAtacttttttgaaaaattcaaaatttgctACAAACAATGCTCACGTGTCAGGTTCGCTTAAGCAAAATGGTTGGCTCGGTTTTTGGATGGCGGATTTGTTGGCATCCTTTATGTCCGCGCTTGCTGTGGGAGAACATGGTTGAAGTAACGGCCATTAACTTTAATCGTCTGTAATTCTTTCCTATTTTAGATTTACACGCGTTTCCGACATCTGATTGTAATAAAGGTGGAAGGAAACCGCCCGTACCTAGCAAACCGCCGAGATGATtatagccacacacacacaaagtttCCCTTTTAACTTGAGCCCCCTACCAACTACCATCTATATGTAATTTTGGGTTGTGACCCGTGATCACACAGTACCGCGCGGGAATAAGAAATGAAATCCTTCCAATGGAATGGAATCCAGATCGATGAGCAAGAAGAAGGTACACTGATGTGAGCGGTTCTACGTTAGATGTTTCTTTCCCGCTTTCCGTTTTAGCTAATTGATGTTGAAATGCCCCTTTAAAGTGTTTTGGATGCTGTTAACGAGCAGAACCATAAATAAAACTGTGTCTTAAAGCATTTGCATTCGAACATCGTCGCAACACT from Anopheles stephensi strain Indian chromosome 2, UCI_ANSTEP_V1.0, whole genome shotgun sequence includes the following:
- the LOC118507611 gene encoding hyphally regulated cell wall protein 3 isoform X6, with protein sequence MISVKRPSVSSHPSAHHHHHHHHQPHHHHHHHKQHHQLHSLQNGASSAGSVTSASLVTTTSANNNRLIRSRNQLSTGSEQQQDGKHQPQTHWNPQAGGGGFVSNGGLGIGTFGGVAGGQVNRPTGAASWTGTGSGCSIITNGGSLYYSSSNGGYGVSTATVNPKIRDIYEFDSLFLLPACALTSDKALNLRKDLAAYDFDIKILEDSPRGSHNVWQSGNRDATVQKQSRPSSANRDRLHEQSVAHTLHWFACVGEDSVDNGRNAEELQKEREERIKQMKERQNEERQKKLEELKAQALAAQKFREQKEEERRRRMDDLRRRESDRRSQVEERRRAIVEADNERREYILRKNQEREQRMETKRRNDRGSIQFAFGSSTPRMIDTSDSGMCSSFWAHRRATSITNVAYTGAALTRRSSERELTDSASKKRATSASGLDRSTDEMNYQRTVNRRKTDLMPTIPSPRDSSRSSLGTHTPRTPGRAFSMTRLDQLAQPRRRNGEHISAILERERRQALELENLTRLSLSSSRSSPTGSGGNSKRMSRSMSQLAGSGAKYRNQSQDSNSGRSPGFGGGRKSSFHSSSMNSGSTSPMRRNDTSKSMSQLNTVGGTARITKTERLRQQYHHQQQQQLQSQLLVTNGLRSGEMTPTSLNTSRPGSAMSSSTTASGIVYRRTLPAQRKPRPASIAVTGVTASGLKEDKPPLPKTGSGASTGSGVTSASSKHRLSSAGSGSINTTPAKSASGMETPTKKPLSIHSAEKRSASVRGSTPKASSTPLQSPGPEKASRSLQDSLKKAADGGGKKAPASSEKPATTKTATVPKEEVVAVEAKPDAPAAPKAEEQVVEPEKVVVRDESSQQASLVEVDQSSFGQEEQPQQQQEEVVVPVQQEAPAPALPTESSEVPQQVEVAPVKVVPTPVVEQVVAEPQDVSEPKMLPEEETVEVINGGLTVDVAGGAADAMTASMIAKRITTEEEAKAALAERRRLAREEAERQAELERKRIEAEEQAERQRVLEEEERLRKLEEETIRLAEEQRRMEEERLQQAIEEARRRDEEERKRREEEARQKAEREEAERKAREEAERQRVEMAERLKKEEKEREERRKRVEAIMSRTRAKGTANSTPTKNNEDDKENAMSKSQIVLSSTPAALPTGTAMSASTISMTDSFIASEIRQEQAQQQQQQQQQHQSLEQAMESLSLSNNNNNNGNSSNSSSSSETLAHSSTINNTINNNNNNNGGSNIQFEKSVAEKESLLLLASSTAAGVTLVANNNLNNGSTSNGTGGAVVGSEATNGDSIVPTTNGKTEQQSPAMMASSNGSSATANSTSDLIIEDALMGQTNGHKNGTMDNVFAVNDTLKPQTTGPMGLNDFHIPTNGDHHRHRDDSRLPSLADPNAEPSAEQQHSSFESSGTASTVVTTETTIVSADDAAANSCSNADPLIDFASFSTSEVSQPGLVELAGAGSDANFNPLAPLDVHNNDNNNSINPFFSSNYDGDAASGDHRATEAILFDLTLDNTSNGGGTTNTSSSPFFTNNNNNTNTSPPNNNNNNSTPSSWLVSATSDGQENRDLSLL
- the LOC118507611 gene encoding hyphally regulated cell wall protein 3 isoform X7; this encodes MISVKRPSVSSHPSAHHHHHHHHQPHHHHHHHKQHHQLHSLQNGASSAGSVTSASLVTTTSANNNRLIRSRNQLSTGSEQQQDGKHQPQTHWNPQAGGGGFVSNGGLGIGTFGGVAGGQVNRPTGAASWTGTGSGCSIITNGGSLYYSSSNGGYGVSTATVNPKIRDIYEFDSLFLLPACALTSDKALNLRKDLAAYDFDIKILEDSPRGSHNVWQSGNRDATVQKQSRPSSANRDRLHEQSVAHTLHWFACVGEDSVDNGRNAEELQKEREERIKQMKERQNEERQKKLEELKAQALAAQKFREQKEEERRRRMDDLRRRESDRRSQVEERRRAIVEADNERREYILRKNQEREQRMETKRRNDRGSIQFAFGSSTPRMIDTSDSGMCSSFWAHRRATSITNVAYTGAALTRRSSERELTDSASKKRATSASGLDRSTDGRAFSMTRLDQLAQPRRRNGEHISAILERERRQALELENLTRLSLSSSRSSPTGSGGNSKRMSRSMSQLAGSGAKYRNQSQDSNSGRSPGFGGGRKSSFHSSSMNSGSTSPMRRNDTSKSMSQLNTVGGTARITKTERLRQQYHHQQQQQLQSQLLVTNGLRSGEMTPTSLNTSRPGSAMSSSTTASGIVYRRTLPAQRKPRPASIAVTGVTASGLKEDKPPLPKTGSGASTGSGVTSASSKHRLSSAGSGSINTTPAKSASGMETPTKKPLSIHSAEKRSASVRGSTPKASSTPLQSPGPEKASRSLQDSLKKAADGGGKKAPASSEKPATTKTATVPKEEVVAVEAKPDAPAAPKAEEQVVEPEKVVVRDESSQQASLVEVDQSSFGQEEQPQQQQEEVVVPVQQEAPAPALPTESSEVPQQVEVAPVKVVPTPVVEQVVAEPQDVSEPKMLPEEETVEVINGGLTVDVAGGAADAMTASMIAKRITTEEEAKAALAERRRLAREEAERQAELERKRIEAEEQAERQRVLEEEERLRKLEEETIRLAEEQRRMEEERLQQAIEEARRRDEEERKRREEEARQKAEREEAERKAREEAERQRVEMAERLKKEEKEREERRKRVEAIMSRTRAKGTANSTPTKNNEDDKENAMSKSQIVLSSTPAALPTGTAMSASTISMTDSFIASEIRQEQAQQQQQQQQQHQSLEQAMESLSLSNNNNNNGNSSNSSSSSETLAHSSTINNTINNNNNNNGGSNIQFEKSVAEKESLLLLASSTAAGVTLVANNNLNNGSTSNGTGGAVVGSEATNGDSIVPTTNGKTEQQSPAMMASSNGSSATANSTSDLIIEDALMGQTNGHKNGTMDNVFAVNDTLKPQTTGPMGLNDFHIPTNGDHHRHRDDSRLPSLADPNAEPSAEQQHSSFESSGTASTVVTTETTIVSADDAAANSCSNADPLIDFASFSTSEVSQPGLVELAGAGSDANFNPLAPLDVHNNDNNNSINPFFSSNYDGDAASGDHRATEAILFDLTLDNTSNGGGTTNTSSSPFFTNNNNNTNTSPPNNNNNNSTPSSWLVSATSDGQENRDLSLL
- the LOC118507611 gene encoding hyphally regulated cell wall protein 3 isoform X4, producing MISVKRPSVSSHPSAHHHHHHHHQPHHHHHHHKQHHQLHSLQNGASSAGSVTSASLVTTTSANNNRLIRSRNQLSTGSEQQQDGKHQPQTHWNPQAGGGGFVSNGGLGIGTFGGVAGGQVNRPTGAASWTGTGSGCSIITNGGSLYYSSSNGGYGVSTATVNPKIRDIYEFDSLFLLPACALTSDKALNLRKDLAAYDFDIKILEDSPRGSHNVWQSGNRDATVQKQSRPSSANRDRLHEQSVAHTLHWFACVGEDSVDNGRNAEELQKEREERIKQMKERQNEERQKKLEELKAQALAAQKFREQKEEERRRRMDDLRRRESDRRSQVEERRRAIVEADNERREYILRKNQEREQRMETKRRNDRGSIQFAFGSSTPRMIDTSDSGMCSSFWAHRRATSITNVAYTGAALTRRSSERELTDSASKKRATSASGLDRSTDDDTAEMNYQRTVNRRKTDLMPTIPSPRDSSRSSLGTHTPRTPGRAFSMTRLDQLAQPRRRNGEHISAILERERRQALELENLTRLSLSSSRSSPTGSGGNSKRMSRSMSQLAGSGAKYRNQSQDSNSGRSPGFGGGRKSSFHSSSMNSGSTSPMRRNDTSKSMSQLNTVGGTARITKTERLRQQYHHQQQQQLQSQLLVTNGLRSGEMTPTSLNTSRPGSAMSSSTTASGIVYRRTLPAQRKPRPASIAVTGVTASGLKEDKPPLPKTGSGASTGSGVTSASSKHRLSSAGSGSINTTPAKSASGMETPTKKPLSIHSAEKRSASVRGSTPKASSTPLQSPGPEKASRSLQDSLKKAADGGGKKAPASSEKPATTKTATVPKEEVVAVEAKPDAPAAPKAEEQVVEPEKVVVRDESSQQASLVEVDQSSFGQEEQPQQQQEEVVVPVQQEAPAPALPTESSEVPQQVEVAPVKVVPTPVVEQVVAEPQDVSEPKMLPEEETVEVINGGLTVDVAGGAADAMTASMIAKRITTEEEAKAALAERRRLAREEAERQAELERKRIEAEEQAERQRVLEEEERLRKLEEETIRLAEEQRRMEEERLQQAIEEARRRDEEERKRREEEARQKAEREEAERKAREEAERQRVEMAERLKKEEKEREERRKRVEAIMSRTRAKGTANSTPTKNNEDDKENAMSKSQIVLSSTPAALPTGTAMSASTISMTDSFIASEIRQEQAQQQQQQQQQHQSLEQAMESLSLSNNNNNNGNSSNSSSSSETLAHSSTINNTINNNNNNNGGSNIQFEKSVAEKESLLLLASSTAAGVTLVANNNLNNGSTSNGTGGAVVGSEATNGDSIVPTTNGKTEQQSPAMMASSNGSSATANSTSDLIIEDALMGQTNGHKNGTMDNVFAVNDTLKPQTTGPMGLNDFHIPTNGDHHRHRDDSRLPSLADPNAEPSAEQQHSSFESSGTASTVVTTETTIVSADDAAANSCSNADPLIDFASFSTSEVSQPGLVELAGAGSDANFNPLAPLDVHNNDNNNSINPFFSSNYDGDAASGDHRATEAILFDLTLDNTSNGGGTTNTSSSPFFTNNNNNTNTSPPNNNNNNSTPSSWLVSATSDGQENRDLSLL
- the LOC118507611 gene encoding hyphally regulated cell wall protein 3 isoform X14, whose protein sequence is MADSTEEINQILNNKTQSPGTIEGKDPNACLSSSIFEATGNRDATVQKQSRPSSANRDRLHEQSVAHTLHWFACVGEDSVDNGRNAEELQKEREERIKQMKERQNEERQKKLEELKAQALAAQKFREQKEEERRRRMDDLRRRESDRRSQVEERRRAIVEADNERREYILRKNQEREQRMETKRRNDRGSIQFAFGSSTPRMIDTSDSGMCSSFWAHRRATSITNVAYTGAALTRRSSERELTDSASKKRATSASGLDRSTDDQRRMSSSMYEVFNWTSTSECPRKLTFSLAAGPGINIDDPPTAAEYQPAAARNYASGKDDTAEMNYQRTVNRRKTDLMPTIPSPRDSSRSSLGTHTPRTPGRAFSMTRLDQLAQPRRRNGEHISAILERERRQALELENLTRLSLSSSRSSPTGSGGNSKRMSRSMSQLAGSGAKYRNQSQDSNSGRSPGFGGGRKSSFHSSSMNSGSTSPMRRNDTSKSMSQLNTVGGTARITKTERLRQQYHHQQQQQLQSQLLVTNGLRSGEMTPTSLNTSRPGSAMSSSTTASGIVYRRTLPAQRKPRPASIAVTGVTASGLKEDKPPLPKTGSGASTGSGVTSASSKHRLSSAGSGSINTTPAKSASGMETPTKKPLSIHSAEKRSASVRGSTPKASSTPLQSPGPEKASRSLQDSLKKAADGGGKKAPASSEKPATTKTATVPKEEVVAVEAKPDAPAAPKAEEQVVEPEKVVVRDESSQQASLVEVDQSSFGQEEQPQQQQEEVVVPVQQEAPAPALPTESSEVPQQVEVAPVKVVPTPVVEQVVAEPQDVSEPKMLPEEETVEVINGGLTVDVAGGAADAMTASMIAKRITTEEEAKAALAERRRLAREEAERQAELERKRIEAEEQAERQRVLEEEERLRKLEEETIRLAEEQRRMEEERLQQAIEEARRRDEEERKRREEEARQKAEREEAERKAREEAERQRVEMAERLKKEEKEREERRKRVEAIMSRTRAKGTANSTPTKNNEDDKENAMSKSQIVLSSTPAALPTGTAMSASTISMTDSFIASEIRQEQAQQQQQQQQQHQSLEQAMESLSLSNNNNNNGNSSNSSSSSETLAHSSTINNTINNNNNNNGGSNIQFEKSVAEKESLLLLASSTAAGVTLVANNNLNNGSTSNGTGGAVVGSEATNGDSIVPTTNGKTEQQSPAMMASSNGSSATANSTSDLIIEDALMGQTNGHKNGTMDNVFAVNDTLKPQTTGPMGLNDFHIPTNGDHHRHRDDSRLPSLADPNAEPSAEQQHSSFESSGTASTVVTTETTIVSADDAAANSCSNADPLIDFASFSTSEVSQPGLVELAGAGSDANFNPLAPLDVHNNDNNNSINPFFSSNYDGDAASGDHRATEAILFDLTLDNTSNGGGTTNTSSSPFFTNNNNNTNTSPPNNNNNNSTPSSWLVSATSDGQENRDLSLL
- the LOC118507611 gene encoding hyphally regulated cell wall protein 3 isoform X16, which translates into the protein MADSTEEINQILNNKTQSPEAGNRDATVQKQSRPSSANRDRLHEQSVAHTLHWFACVGEDSVDNGRNAEELQKEREERIKQMKERQNEERQKKLEELKAQALAAQKFREQKEEERRRRMDDLRRRESDRRSQVEERRRAIVEADNERREYILRKNQEREQRMETKRRNDRGSIQFAFGSSTPRMIDTSDSGMCSSFWAHRRATSITNVAYTGAALTRRSSERELTDSASKKRATSASGLDRSTDDQRRMSSSMYEVFNWTSTSECPRKLTFSLAAGPGINIDDPPTAAEYQPAAARNYASGKDDTAEMNYQRTVNRRKTDLMPTIPSPRDSSRSSLGTHTPRTPGRAFSMTRLDQLAQPRRRNGEHISAILERERRQALELENLTRLSLSSSRSSPTGSGGNSKRMSRSMSQLAGSGAKYRNQSQDSNSGRSPGFGGGRKSSFHSSSMNSGSTSPMRRNDTSKSMSQLNTVGGTARITKTERLRQQYHHQQQQQLQSQLLVTNGLRSGEMTPTSLNTSRPGSAMSSSTTASGIVYRRTLPAQRKPRPASIAVTGVTASGLKEDKPPLPKTGSGASTGSGVTSASSKHRLSSAGSGSINTTPAKSASGMETPTKKPLSIHSAEKRSASVRGSTPKASSTPLQSPGPEKASRSLQDSLKKAADGGGKKAPASSEKPATTKTATVPKEEVVAVEAKPDAPAAPKAEEQVVEPEKVVVRDESSQQASLVEVDQSSFGQEEQPQQQQEEVVVPVQQEAPAPALPTESSEVPQQVEVAPVKVVPTPVVEQVVAEPQDVSEPKMLPEEETVEVINGGLTVDVAGGAADAMTASMIAKRITTEEEAKAALAERRRLAREEAERQAELERKRIEAEEQAERQRVLEEEERLRKLEEETIRLAEEQRRMEEERLQQAIEEARRRDEEERKRREEEARQKAEREEAERKAREEAERQRVEMAERLKKEEKEREERRKRVEAIMSRTRAKGTANSTPTKNNEDDKENAMSKSQIVLSSTPAALPTGTAMSASTISMTDSFIASEIRQEQAQQQQQQQQQHQSLEQAMESLSLSNNNNNNGNSSNSSSSSETLAHSSTINNTINNNNNNNGGSNIQFEKSVAEKESLLLLASSTAAGVTLVANNNLNNGSTSNGTGGAVVGSEATNGDSIVPTTNGKTEQQSPAMMASSNGSSATANSTSDLIIEDALMGQTNGHKNGTMDNVFAVNDTLKPQTTGPMGLNDFHIPTNGDHHRHRDDSRLPSLADPNAEPSAEQQHSSFESSGTASTVVTTETTIVSADDAAANSCSNADPLIDFASFSTSEVSQPGLVELAGAGSDANFNPLAPLDVHNNDNNNSINPFFSSNYDGDAASGDHRATEAILFDLTLDNTSNGGGTTNTSSSPFFTNNNNNTNTSPPNNNNNNSTPSSWLVSATSDGQENRDLSLL
- the LOC118507611 gene encoding capping protein inhibiting regulator of actin dynamics isoform X25, with the protein product MISVKRPSVSSHPSAHHHHHHHHQPHHHHHHHKQHHQLHSLQNGASSAGSVTSASLVTTTSANNNRLIRSRNQLSTGSEQQQDGKHQPQTHWNPQAGGGGFVSNGGLGIGTFGGVAGGQVNRPTGAASWTGTGSGCSIITNGGSLYYSSSNGGYGVSTATVNPKIRDIYEFDSLFLLPACALTSDKALNLRKDLAAYDFDIKILEDSPRGSHNVWQSGNRDATVQKQSRPSSANRDRLHEQSVAHTLHWFACVGEDSVDNGRNAEELQKEREERIKQMKERQNEERQKKLEELKAQALAAQKFREQKEEERRRRMDDLRRRESDRRSQVEERRRAIVEADNERREYILRKNQEREQRMETKRRNDRGSIQFAFGSSTPRMIDTSDSGMCSSFWAHRRATSITNVAYTGAALTRRSSERELTDSASKKRATSASGLDRSTDDQRRMSSSMYEVFNWTSTSECPRKLTFSLAAGPGINIDDPPTAAEYQPAAARNYASGKDDTAEMNYQRTVNRRKTDLMPTIPSPRDSSRSSLGTHTPRTPGRAFSMTRLDQLAQPRRRNGEHISAILERERRQALELENLTRLSLSSSRSSPTGSGGNSKRMSRSMSQLAGSGAKYRNQSQDSNSGRSPGFGGGRKSSFHSSSMNSGSTSPMRRNDTSKSMSQLNTVGGTARITKTERLRQQYHHQQQQQLQSQLLVTNDKPPLPKTGSGASTGSGVTSASSKHRLSSAGSGSINTTPAKSASGMETPTKKPLSIHSAEKRSASVRGSTPKASSTPLQSPGPEKASRSLQDSLKKAADGGGKKAPASSEKPATTKTATVPKEEVVAVEAKPDAPAAPKAEEQVVEPEKVVVRDESSQQASLVEVDQSSFGQEEQPQQQQEEVVVPVQQEAPAPALPTESSEVPQQVEVAPVKVVPTPVVEQVVAEPQDVSEPKMLPEEETVEVINGGLTVDVAGGAADAMTASMIAKRITTEEEAKAALAERRRLAREEAERQAELERKRIEAEEQAERQRVLEEEERLRKLEEETIRLAEEQRRMEEERLQQAIEEARRRDEEERKRREEEARQKAEREEAERKAREEAERQRVEMAERLKKEEKEREERRKRVEAIMSRTRAKGTANSTPTKNNEDDKENAMSKSQIVLSSTPAALPTGTAMSASTISMTDSFIASEIRQEQAQQQQQQQQQHQSLEQAMESLSLSNNNNNNGNSSNSSSSSETLAHSSTINNTINNNNNNNGGSNIQFEKSVAEKESLLLLASSTAAGVTLVANNNLNNGSTSNGTGGAVVGSEATNGDSIVPTTNGKTEQQSPAMMASSNGSSATANSTSDLIIEDALMGQTNGHKNGTMDNVLLVALVNE